Genomic segment of Gemmatimonadaceae bacterium:
TGCTGCCGTTCCGCTCCAACGCGCTCGAGAGGCGATTCACCAGCTTCTCGGCGCCGCCCGCGTCGGTATCCGGCGCGAGGATGGCGAGTCTCGACGAACCAAGATACCCCAGCACATCCGACCGCCGGCTCTCCTCGCGGCAGACGTCGAGGATCTGCAGCAAGGAATCATGGCCGATGATCTCGCGTGTGATCTCCTCGCTCGCGTATTCGCCGCTCGACCACACGCGGACCTCGCCGGCGGGATTCGGCTTGACCGCGACACACGCGAGCGCCTCGTGCTGGCGAATGGCTCGCGCCCCCAAGTGCCTCGCCCAAAGCTCGAGGCCGTGGCTGCTGTACAGCCCGGTCGCGCTGTCGAGAAGCCCGCCGCCGCGCGCGTCGCGCACGGTGTCGGCCGCTCGGACGAACGTGCCGAGCTTCAGCATGAGCGTTTCAACGTCGAACGGTTGGCTGCAGTACTCCCACGCTCCCGCGGCGAACGCGGCGGCACCGGCGCGGTGAGCCCCCGCCACCGCGCTGGTGATGACGATCGGAGTCGAGTGATCGAAGAGCGGATCATCGCGAAGCGCCCGACACACTTCGATCCCACCCATGTCGGTCGTCGCAGCGTCGAGAAAAATCGCGTCGAGCGGTGTGCGTCGCGCCAACTCGAGCGCTCGGCGTCCCCGCTCGACCCGCACGACGCTATAGCCGTTCAACTCGAGAACGCTCTCGAGCGACCGACCCGCCCACTCGCCGTCAGTGGCGATCAACACCAGGCGTGCGCGCTTTCGTGACTCGACCATTTGGGTTTTTGAACGTTCGGAGTCTGACCAGCCATTCGGATGCGGCACCTGCATCATTTCGTTACAGTGCTGCGCGTGATCCGGCGTCCTGCGAGCGACAGAAATGCTGAAGCCGCTAGCGAGCGTCACCGCCAAAACGGACGCGCGTCGAGCGCGTTCCGCCAGCAGTACGTGTTCATTCCGAGTCGTTCCATCTCACACGCAGCCATATCAACGACCGCGCGGAAAGCATCTTCCGTTCCGGCACCCAATGGCCGGGGTTGTCTGTTAAGCGGTTTATTACTAACAGGTTGGCATACGGTCGGCAAGTTGACGAGAACGGCGTCGACACGCTGAGTGTCGCGGCCACGCGTCAGTTGTGT
This window contains:
- a CDS encoding response regulator, whose translation is MLIATDGEWAGRSLESVLELNGYSVVRVERGRRALELARRTPLDAIFLDAATTDMGGIEVCRALRDDPLFDHSTPIVITSAVAGAHRAGAAAFAAGAWEYCSQPFDVETLMLKLGTFVRAADTVRDARGGGLLDSATGLYSSHGLELWARHLGARAIRQHEALACVAVKPNPAGEVRVWSSGEYASEEITREIIGHDSLLQILDVCREESRRSDVLGYLGSSRLAILAPDTDAGGAEKLVNRLSSALERNGSMGAGRAVASLSAGYCAISDLSSAGVEPTELLRRAEVALDHVRTPVVDRAPLNYDRITV